A genome region from Pseudomonas sp. N3-W includes the following:
- a CDS encoding DUF2515 family protein has product MFFVWHWFYSKYPEQFDECAPERNARSCEGQRQTNIDSLPWAEDALPILKNLQVTDEIKSGFQYIKETESFPAGSLRSDMQLSSLLAIANHEQRKILQPLIYESKPFRATLKVQAGFEWLPFIPVRVAAFSTACDVKDPELRVQMEDGDLYDVSDRMKFIGTIANQYHKLMRTRTNYMEGEIGKISTWSNAQ; this is encoded by the coding sequence ATATTTTTTGTCTGGCACTGGTTTTACAGCAAGTACCCGGAACAGTTCGATGAATGCGCACCGGAAAGGAATGCGCGTAGTTGCGAGGGGCAGAGACAGACCAATATTGATAGTTTGCCTTGGGCGGAGGATGCGCTGCCTATATTGAAAAACTTGCAGGTTACCGACGAAATCAAATCAGGATTTCAGTACATTAAAGAAACAGAGAGCTTTCCTGCTGGATCATTAAGAAGCGACATGCAACTTTCTTCATTACTGGCAATAGCCAATCACGAGCAGCGTAAAATCCTTCAGCCTTTAATTTACGAAAGCAAACCCTTTCGAGCCACACTGAAGGTCCAAGCCGGTTTCGAATGGCTGCCATTTATTCCTGTCAGAGTGGCTGCGTTCAGTACTGCTTGCGACGTAAAAGACCCAGAACTGAGAGTGCAAATGGAAGACGGCGACTTATATGATGTCAGTGACCGGATGAAATTTATTGGCACTATTGCAAACCAATATCACAAACTAATGAGGACGCGAACGAATTACATGGAAGGTGAAATAGGAAAAATCTCGACTTGGTCGAACGCGCAATGA
- a CDS encoding ABC transporter permease produces the protein MSQASVLIPRRRAFEFSTRALLLLLPASLLFIALLAIPMLMTGELSLHGFSAETSSVLETRSWHNYALVLFDPYYQTIFLRTLGLALAVTVGAVVLGVPEAYIIFRMRPRWRAFFLIMTLAPLLISAVVRTLGWSILLSQNGVVASLIGWLGLTNGSPQMLFSFWAVVIVLIHALVPLVILSVWTSLQGIDPQSCDAALSLGAGQMTVWRRVVLPQVLPGVLSGSLMTFALSASAFATPALIGGRRLKVAATAAYDEFLNTLNWPVGATIAVLLLLLNLLVIGVYGKLVERRIQRRLGR, from the coding sequence ATGAGTCAGGCATCCGTGTTGATACCCCGGCGCCGCGCCTTTGAATTCAGCACCAGAGCTTTGTTGCTCTTGCTGCCGGCCAGCCTGTTGTTCATCGCGCTGCTGGCCATTCCGATGCTGATGACGGGCGAACTGAGCCTGCATGGCTTCAGTGCTGAAACCAGCTCCGTGCTTGAGACCCGTTCCTGGCACAACTACGCCCTGGTGCTGTTCGACCCTTATTACCAGACCATTTTTCTGCGCACCCTCGGTCTGGCCCTGGCTGTCACCGTGGGCGCCGTGGTACTGGGCGTGCCGGAGGCGTACATCATTTTCCGCATGCGGCCGCGCTGGCGTGCCTTCTTCCTGATCATGACCCTGGCACCGTTACTGATCTCGGCGGTCGTCAGGACCCTGGGCTGGTCAATCCTGTTGAGTCAGAACGGTGTCGTTGCCAGTCTCATCGGCTGGCTGGGTCTGACGAATGGCAGCCCGCAGATGCTGTTCTCCTTCTGGGCCGTGGTCATCGTCCTGATCCACGCGCTGGTGCCACTGGTGATCTTGTCGGTATGGACCTCGTTGCAAGGCATTGACCCGCAAAGCTGTGACGCTGCATTGAGCCTGGGCGCCGGGCAGATGACGGTCTGGCGGCGGGTCGTCTTGCCGCAAGTGCTGCCCGGCGTGCTGTCCGGCAGCCTCATGACATTTGCCCTCAGCGCCAGTGCCTTCGCCACCCCGGCGCTGATTGGTGGCCGTCGACTCAAAGTCGCCGCCACCGCGGCCTACGATGAATTTCTCAACACCTTGAACTGGCCGGTCGGCGCGACTATCGCGGTGCTGTTGCTGCTGCTCAACCTGCTGGTCATTGGCGTGTACGGCAAGCTGGTTGAACGCCGAATCCAACGACGACTGGGGCGCTGA
- a CDS encoding type VI secretion system tip protein VgrG, with amino-acid sequence MLDANAIHISLTLEGVSTDLQVLSFVGREALNQPFCFDIELVSSRPDLKLEELMHKPGSLSFGATGKGLIHGLVYRIEQGDSGKSLTRYSISLVPQLAYLRHNHDQQIFQHLSVPKIIAQVLEARGILADAYSFQLGATYPERDYCVQYDESDLHFIQRLCEEEGIHFHFQHSASGHKLVFGDDQTVFRKLAPVSYQQDSGMAAEKPVIKRFNLRLETRTTRVSRRDYDFEKPRLLPEGAAKSAFAPDLEDYDYPGRFTDRERGKQLATRALERHRADYTRVEGKGDEPSLVSGHFLTLAEHPRAEWNDLWLLLEVIHEGKQPQVLGENTTSDVTDHKDDFHQGYRNRFLATPWDAHYRPALEHPKAKVLGSQTAVVTGPKGEEIHCDQYGRVKVQFFWDREGQSDDNTTCWLRVATGWAGNAYGGIAIPRIGMEVLVTYLEGDPDQPLITGCLYHKTNVVPYDLPANKTRSTFKTLSSPGGKGYNEFRIEDKKGAEQIYLHAQRDWDENIEHDQKIHVGNERHDTVEANVFSEFKVEEHRITHLDRKTEARADEHLTVGVTQHVKVGTAQFVEAGTEIHYHAGEKVVIDAGMELTAKAGGSFIKIDAGGVTISGAEVKTNSGGAPGAGTGIGILAPLIPVIVDQARAGGLLKSKVSERYDE; translated from the coding sequence ATGCTGGACGCAAACGCAATCCATATCTCCCTCACGCTGGAAGGCGTTTCCACTGACCTGCAAGTGCTCAGCTTCGTCGGTCGCGAAGCCCTCAATCAGCCGTTCTGTTTCGACATCGAACTGGTCAGCAGCCGCCCCGACCTCAAGCTCGAAGAATTGATGCACAAACCCGGCAGCCTGTCCTTTGGCGCCACCGGCAAGGGCCTGATCCACGGCCTGGTGTATCGCATCGAGCAAGGCGATTCCGGCAAAAGCCTGACCCGCTACAGCATCAGCCTGGTCCCGCAACTCGCCTACCTGCGGCACAACCATGACCAGCAGATTTTCCAGCACCTGAGCGTGCCGAAGATCATCGCTCAGGTCCTGGAAGCCCGCGGCATTCTGGCTGACGCCTACAGTTTCCAGCTGGGCGCCACTTACCCGGAACGCGATTACTGCGTGCAGTACGACGAATCCGACCTGCATTTCATCCAGCGCCTGTGTGAAGAAGAAGGCATTCACTTCCACTTCCAGCACAGCGCCAGCGGCCACAAACTGGTGTTCGGCGATGACCAGACCGTGTTCCGCAAACTGGCGCCGGTCAGCTACCAGCAAGACTCCGGCATGGCCGCCGAAAAACCGGTGATCAAGCGTTTCAACCTGCGCCTGGAAACCCGCACCACTCGCGTCAGCCGCCGCGATTACGATTTCGAAAAACCACGCCTGCTGCCCGAAGGCGCGGCCAAAAGCGCGTTCGCCCCGGACCTCGAAGACTACGACTACCCCGGCCGCTTCACCGACCGCGAACGCGGCAAACAGCTGGCGACCCGCGCCCTGGAACGCCATCGCGCCGACTACACGCGGGTCGAAGGCAAAGGCGACGAACCGAGTCTGGTCAGCGGCCATTTCCTGACCCTGGCCGAACACCCGCGCGCCGAATGGAACGATCTGTGGCTGCTGCTGGAAGTCATTCACGAAGGCAAACAACCGCAAGTGTTGGGCGAAAACACCACCAGCGACGTGACCGACCACAAGGACGACTTCCACCAGGGCTATCGCAACCGCTTCCTCGCCACCCCGTGGGACGCGCACTACCGCCCCGCCCTCGAACACCCGAAAGCCAAAGTCCTCGGCAGCCAGACCGCCGTCGTCACCGGGCCCAAGGGCGAAGAGATCCACTGCGATCAGTACGGCCGCGTCAAAGTACAATTCTTCTGGGACCGCGAAGGCCAGTCTGACGACAACACCACCTGCTGGCTGCGCGTCGCCACCGGCTGGGCCGGCAATGCCTACGGCGGCATCGCCATCCCGCGCATCGGCATGGAAGTGCTGGTCACCTACCTCGAAGGTGATCCCGATCAACCGCTAATCACCGGTTGCCTGTACCACAAGACCAACGTGGTGCCCTACGACCTGCCGGCAAACAAGACCCGCAGCACCTTCAAGACCCTGAGTTCACCGGGCGGCAAGGGCTACAACGAATTTCGCATCGAAGACAAGAAAGGCGCGGAACAGATCTACCTGCACGCCCAGCGTGACTGGGACGAAAACATCGAGCACGACCAGAAGATCCATGTCGGCAACGAACGGCATGACACGGTCGAGGCCAATGTGTTCAGCGAGTTCAAAGTCGAAGAACACCGCATCACCCATCTGGACCGCAAGACCGAAGCGCGAGCCGATGAGCACCTGACGGTGGGCGTGACCCAACATGTGAAGGTCGGCACCGCGCAGTTTGTGGAGGCGGGAACGGAGATTCACTACCACGCGGGTGAGAAGGTGGTGATCGACGCCGGGATGGAACTGACGGCCAAGGCAGGCGGGAGTTTTATCAAGATCGATGCCGGTGGCGTGACCATCAGTGGTGCCGAGGTCAAGACCAATTCGGGGGGTGCGCCTGGGGCGGGTACGGGGATCGGCATTCTTGCGCCGCTGATTCCTGTGATTGTCGATCAAGCCCGGGCAGGCGGCTTGCTCAAATCAAAAGTCAGCGAACGCTATGACGAATAA
- a CDS encoding FAD-binding oxidoreductase produces the protein MKNDYDYVVVGGGLVGMAIAYGLAKRGVSTLVLDGEDSSVRAARGNFGLVWVSSKGSRQIDYARWSLESSQLWPGFCQELEDASGMKLGYEKPGGIMIAMNEESLASSAAALAKLHAQDSRLSYEVLDHAQLKQRIPAVGPDVTGAVYSPHDGHVSPLYTLRGLFAAFERAGGVYRADSRVDLIVPRDGGFRLTAGKQTIEAGKVVLCAGLGNRDLAPMVGLRAPVVPLRGQILVTERVKRFLDYPTLSVRQTAEGSLLLGDSAEDVDMDDSVTPGIIAHIAQKAIAPFPLLKNVRVVRAWGSLRIMTPDSMPVYEESLVHPGAFVALCHSGVTLAAAHCEKLVPWLMGAPRPSLLDYFYAKRFAV, from the coding sequence ATGAAGAACGACTACGACTACGTAGTGGTCGGCGGCGGGTTGGTCGGGATGGCCATCGCTTATGGACTGGCCAAGCGCGGCGTCAGCACGTTGGTGCTCGATGGCGAGGACTCAAGCGTGCGGGCCGCACGGGGCAACTTCGGCCTGGTCTGGGTCTCGAGCAAAGGCTCCCGGCAAATCGATTATGCGCGCTGGTCACTGGAGTCATCGCAGCTGTGGCCCGGCTTCTGCCAGGAACTCGAAGACGCCAGCGGCATGAAGCTCGGTTACGAAAAGCCGGGTGGAATCATGATCGCCATGAACGAGGAAAGCCTGGCCAGCAGTGCGGCGGCGCTGGCGAAGCTGCATGCGCAAGACAGTCGCTTGAGCTATGAAGTGCTTGATCATGCGCAATTGAAACAGCGCATACCGGCCGTGGGTCCGGACGTGACGGGCGCGGTCTATTCGCCCCACGACGGTCATGTCAGCCCGCTCTACACCTTGCGCGGCCTGTTCGCCGCTTTCGAACGCGCCGGGGGCGTGTATCGAGCCGATTCACGCGTCGATCTGATCGTTCCGCGCGACGGCGGCTTCCGGTTGACCGCCGGCAAGCAGACCATCGAAGCCGGGAAAGTGGTGCTCTGCGCAGGCTTGGGAAATCGCGACCTGGCACCGATGGTTGGCCTGCGTGCACCGGTGGTGCCGCTGCGGGGGCAGATTCTGGTCACCGAACGGGTCAAGCGCTTTCTCGATTACCCGACGCTGTCTGTCCGTCAAACCGCCGAGGGCTCGTTGCTGTTGGGGGATTCCGCCGAAGACGTGGACATGGATGACAGCGTGACGCCGGGCATCATTGCCCATATTGCGCAAAAAGCCATCGCGCCGTTTCCGCTGCTCAAGAACGTTCGCGTGGTGCGCGCCTGGGGATCGCTGCGGATCATGACCCCCGACAGCATGCCGGTCTACGAAGAGTCGCTCGTGCACCCTGGGGCGTTTGTTGCCTTGTGCCACAGCGGCGTCACGCTCGCGGCCGCCCATTGCGAAAAACTCGTGCCCTGGCTCATGGGTGCGCCTCGTCCCTCACTTCTCGACTATTTCTATGCCAAACGTTTCGCTGTTTAG
- a CDS encoding ABC transporter permease translates to MNRNGLFALVFHSLFSVFLAAPLVIVCLVAFTPDNMLSVPTLHFSVRWFVALFNDNGFVTAFCNSMGLATLAATGAALLGVPAALGLLRYSFPGRAALNGLLLSPLMIPPVVLGVALLRLFNEFGVNGSFTSLVLAHVMLIFPYSLRLIMASMVSLSREPEHAAMSLGASAWTTFRRITLPALLPGILGGWVLAFASSFDELTATIFLASPATLTLPVRIYMSMTETVDPMVAAVAVVIIVITVGLMFVLDRLVGLDKVLMGKN, encoded by the coding sequence ATGAACCGCAATGGATTATTCGCGCTGGTTTTTCACAGCCTGTTTTCAGTGTTCCTGGCGGCGCCTTTGGTGATCGTCTGCCTGGTCGCCTTCACCCCGGACAACATGCTGAGCGTCCCTACGTTGCACTTTTCAGTGCGCTGGTTTGTGGCGCTGTTCAATGACAATGGTTTTGTCACGGCGTTCTGCAACAGCATGGGGCTGGCGACGCTGGCCGCGACCGGAGCGGCACTGCTTGGCGTGCCTGCCGCGCTGGGCCTGTTGCGTTATTCGTTCCCCGGCCGGGCGGCGCTCAACGGCCTGTTGTTGTCGCCGTTGATGATCCCGCCGGTGGTGCTGGGAGTCGCGTTGTTGCGGCTGTTCAACGAGTTCGGTGTCAACGGTTCGTTTACCTCGCTGGTATTGGCCCATGTGATGCTGATCTTCCCTTATTCACTGCGCCTGATCATGGCGTCAATGGTGAGTCTGTCCCGTGAGCCGGAGCACGCGGCAATGTCCTTGGGCGCCAGTGCCTGGACGACCTTTCGACGCATCACGCTGCCGGCGCTGCTGCCGGGCATTCTCGGCGGCTGGGTATTGGCCTTTGCCAGCAGCTTCGACGAACTGACCGCCACCATCTTCCTCGCATCCCCGGCGACGCTCACGTTGCCGGTGCGTATCTACATGAGCATGACCGAAACCGTGGACCCCATGGTCGCTGCGGTCGCGGTGGTGATCATCGTGATTACCGTAGGTTTGATGTTTGTGCTTGATCGCCTGGTGGGTCTCGACAAAGTGCTGATGGGGAAAAACTGA
- a CDS encoding DUF2515 family protein, translating into MSAQPITTFTTNDKACSVHEVVLGCDKWWAMGQEEAIRRLSKKRSSASSKYELISDFGARAARIAAAYAGLYLEQGEDGKPQLKGRFYWMGLAAFASKQVKCGLDFIPNDPYLILTPPVIQPPLRIGKNSLGKGNFWLFQDIFCLALVLQQVPGTVR; encoded by the coding sequence ATGAGCGCTCAACCGATTACCACCTTCACGACCAATGACAAAGCCTGCTCCGTCCACGAAGTGGTCCTGGGCTGTGACAAGTGGTGGGCCATGGGCCAAGAAGAAGCCATACGCCGCTTAAGCAAAAAGCGCTCGTCGGCGTCAAGCAAATACGAACTGATTTCCGACTTCGGCGCCCGCGCCGCACGGATTGCCGCGGCTTATGCGGGGCTCTATCTGGAACAAGGCGAAGACGGGAAACCGCAACTCAAGGGCCGTTTCTACTGGATGGGCCTGGCGGCGTTTGCCAGCAAACAGGTCAAATGCGGCCTGGACTTCATCCCCAATGATCCGTATCTGATACTGACCCCGCCCGTCATTCAACCGCCGCTGCGAATCGGCAAAAACTCCTTGGGTAAAGGCAACTTCTGGCTGTTCCAGGATATTTTTTGTCTGGCACTGGTTTTACAGCAAGTACCCGGAACAGTTCGATGA
- a CDS encoding LysR substrate-binding domain-containing protein translates to MKNRQLEAFRAVMIRHSITSAAEMMSVTQPAVTRLIADLEADVGFKLFVREKARLFPTSDAVLLYREVERSFVGVERIAHAARQIRSLNKGALTVCCAPALAATLLPSWIAQFMALHEGVTVIFTIQGTKIVSEMVANEQCDVGFVTYATWQPGVKLERLFTAPMRCILPIGHRLADRAHITPQDLAGEPFISYPKELDSRRAIDELFAKYQVARQLNIECHLSTAIASLVGFGAGVSIIDPAVADTLGDKVLVRPFTPQIDFEYGIVISERLVASRLTKAFLGFVKEKVIAMSHPG, encoded by the coding sequence ATGAAAAACAGGCAGCTAGAGGCGTTTCGCGCGGTCATGATTCGGCACTCGATCACCAGCGCAGCGGAGATGATGAGCGTGACTCAACCTGCGGTTACCCGCTTGATTGCTGATCTGGAAGCGGATGTCGGGTTCAAGCTGTTCGTACGTGAAAAGGCCCGTCTGTTTCCGACCTCCGATGCGGTACTGCTGTACCGGGAAGTGGAGCGCTCGTTTGTCGGCGTCGAACGAATTGCCCATGCCGCACGCCAGATACGCTCATTGAACAAGGGCGCCCTGACCGTTTGCTGTGCCCCTGCCCTGGCCGCGACATTATTGCCATCCTGGATCGCGCAATTCATGGCACTGCATGAAGGGGTGACGGTGATATTCACCATCCAGGGAACCAAAATCGTGAGTGAAATGGTGGCCAACGAGCAATGTGACGTCGGCTTCGTGACGTATGCAACCTGGCAACCCGGCGTAAAGCTGGAGCGACTGTTCACGGCGCCCATGCGTTGCATTCTGCCGATCGGCCACCGGTTGGCAGACCGTGCCCATATCACGCCACAGGACCTGGCCGGTGAGCCTTTCATTTCATACCCCAAAGAGCTGGATAGCCGACGCGCCATTGACGAACTGTTTGCGAAGTACCAGGTGGCGCGCCAGCTGAACATTGAATGCCATCTATCCACGGCCATCGCGTCCCTGGTCGGTTTTGGCGCCGGCGTTTCCATCATTGATCCCGCAGTGGCCGATACATTGGGCGACAAGGTCCTGGTGCGTCCATTCACGCCCCAGATTGACTTCGAATACGGGATTGTGATTTCCGAGCGCCTGGTTGCCTCGCGTTTGACCAAGGCGTTTTTGGGGTTTGTGAAGGAAAAGGTCATTGCCATGTCGCACCCAGGCTGA
- a CDS encoding ABC transporter ATP-binding protein, with product MSYLIIEGLSKSYGDVTVLHEVNLNIEQGEFISLLGPSGCGKTTTLQMIAGFIDPSHGDIRLQGKSLLGRPPAQRGLGMVFQSYALFVHMTVRENIEFGLQMRGVARAERIRQVSQSLELVQLGAHGDKFPRDLSGGQRQRVALARALIIKPPLLLLDEPLSNLDAKLRHDMQTELRSIQRQVGTTTIMVTHDQDEALAMSDRVALLDRGRIVRFDKPNHLYDDPGSHFAADFIGRANLLDGEIVLRGSQRQFVCGAGSLVLDTEWPCGRATFSLRPERIDLVDGPAAVLRGQVVSCVFKGNCWLVTVMTQLGVLHVMRANRGQVAVLPGAQVGLAWESSALRRVISNSDLPATQSGVAP from the coding sequence ATGAGTTATTTGATTATCGAAGGCCTGAGCAAGTCGTATGGCGACGTGACAGTCCTGCATGAGGTCAATCTGAATATCGAGCAGGGCGAATTCATTTCGCTGCTGGGACCTTCGGGCTGTGGCAAGACCACGACGTTGCAAATGATTGCCGGCTTCATTGATCCCAGCCACGGCGACATCCGTCTGCAAGGCAAGTCGTTGCTGGGTCGGCCACCGGCACAACGTGGCCTGGGCATGGTGTTTCAAAGCTACGCGCTGTTTGTGCACATGACCGTTCGCGAAAATATCGAATTCGGCTTGCAGATGCGTGGCGTGGCACGCGCCGAGCGGATCCGTCAGGTGAGCCAGTCGCTGGAGCTGGTGCAACTGGGCGCCCATGGCGACAAGTTTCCTCGCGATCTGTCCGGCGGACAGCGCCAGCGGGTCGCACTGGCCCGGGCACTGATCATCAAGCCACCCTTGTTGTTGCTCGATGAGCCGTTATCCAATCTGGACGCCAAGCTGCGTCACGACATGCAAACCGAATTACGCAGCATCCAGCGTCAAGTCGGTACGACGACGATCATGGTCACCCATGATCAGGACGAAGCCCTGGCCATGAGCGACCGGGTCGCGCTGCTGGACCGTGGCCGAATCGTGCGCTTCGACAAGCCCAACCATCTGTACGACGACCCCGGATCGCACTTCGCCGCCGACTTCATTGGCCGTGCCAATCTGCTGGACGGGGAAATCGTGCTGCGCGGCAGTCAGCGCCAATTTGTCTGCGGTGCTGGCAGCCTGGTGCTGGACACCGAGTGGCCGTGCGGTCGCGCTACCTTCTCGTTGCGCCCCGAGCGTATCGACCTGGTCGACGGTCCTGCTGCTGTCCTCCGCGGCCAGGTGGTGAGTTGCGTGTTCAAGGGCAATTGCTGGCTGGTCACGGTCATGACCCAACTGGGCGTCCTGCACGTCATGCGTGCCAATCGAGGCCAGGTTGCCGTGCTGCCCGGCGCACAGGTGGGGTTGGCGTGGGAGTCCTCGGCGCTGCGCCGCGTGATTTCCAATAGTGATCTGCCGGCAACACAGTCCGGGGTGGCGCCATGA
- a CDS encoding ABC transporter substrate-binding protein, with translation MIRRFAPALIAASLFASHAHAEQPTLYVAVFGGSFEQLLKEQIVPPFEKMTGSKVILVPGDTTTTMARMQAQKGKQTLDVAFLDDGPMSQAAQLGYCETLSDAPVYKDLYDAAHFKSNKAVTIGLDGTGIVYNERVFAAKGWAPPTSWNDLANPLYKGHVQFPSVTNGYGIESLVMFARLNGGSEQNIEPGFAAIKASVAPNVLSFDPSPGKISELFQNDSLWIGAWGAGRTQSLRNQGVPVKFVAPREGAMALGLSVCPVKHDTVNALAQKFVQYSLTPEVQALFADEEGVAPVNKHTELPPAVLAKVPDQATVAKMLSIDWDIVNAMRPAWIQQWNRQIEQ, from the coding sequence ATGATCAGAAGGTTTGCCCCCGCACTCATCGCGGCCTCGCTGTTCGCCAGCCACGCACACGCCGAGCAACCGACACTGTACGTCGCCGTTTTCGGCGGCTCTTTCGAGCAGTTGCTCAAAGAGCAGATCGTGCCGCCTTTCGAAAAAATGACCGGCAGCAAAGTGATCCTGGTACCGGGCGACACGACCACCACCATGGCTCGCATGCAAGCTCAGAAGGGTAAGCAGACGCTGGACGTGGCGTTTCTGGATGACGGTCCCATGTCCCAGGCGGCGCAGCTGGGTTATTGCGAGACGCTGAGCGATGCCCCCGTCTATAAAGACCTGTACGACGCTGCGCATTTCAAAAGCAACAAGGCGGTAACGATCGGTCTCGACGGCACGGGCATCGTCTACAACGAGCGCGTATTTGCCGCCAAGGGCTGGGCGCCGCCTACGTCCTGGAACGACCTGGCCAACCCTTTGTACAAGGGCCATGTGCAGTTCCCCAGCGTCACCAACGGTTACGGCATTGAAAGCCTGGTGATGTTCGCGCGCCTCAATGGCGGCAGCGAGCAGAACATCGAGCCGGGTTTTGCCGCGATAAAAGCCAGCGTGGCACCTAACGTTCTGTCCTTCGACCCGTCACCGGGAAAAATTTCCGAGTTGTTCCAGAACGACAGCCTCTGGATCGGCGCCTGGGGTGCAGGCCGCACCCAGTCACTGCGTAATCAGGGCGTGCCGGTGAAGTTCGTCGCCCCCAGGGAAGGCGCCATGGCGTTGGGCCTGAGCGTTTGCCCGGTCAAGCACGATACGGTCAATGCGTTGGCCCAGAAGTTTGTCCAGTACAGCCTGACCCCGGAAGTGCAGGCGCTGTTCGCCGATGAAGAGGGCGTGGCGCCGGTCAACAAGCACACCGAACTGCCACCCGCGGTGCTGGCAAAAGTGCCTGACCAGGCCACCGTCGCGAAAATGCTGAGCATTGACTGGGACATCGTCAACGCCATGCGTCCCGCCTGGATACAACAGTGGAATCGCCAGATCGAGCAATGA